In Triticum urartu cultivar G1812 chromosome 6, Tu2.1, whole genome shotgun sequence, the following proteins share a genomic window:
- the LOC125514734 gene encoding transcription factor MYB93-like, protein MGRSPCCDENGLKKGPWTAEEDQKLTDYIEKHGHGSWRALPKLAGLNRCGKSCRLRWTNYLRPDIKRGKFTPEEEQTILQLHSVLGNKWSAIAKHLPGRTDNEIKNFWNTHLKKKLIQMGFDPMTHRPRTDFFAALPQLIALANLRQLVEQRPWDDQSASQLQADAVQAAKLEYLQCLLQSAAAIATSPSSSSINTIPTDLEQIGLLSPSRMSSLSSLSSPRIMEGVNGHDLVTGQVPGIQIPSSSFFEHEQAIINCTNQNSDYSANSGEGEKLLLLSEDSLPPLADFPTSNFGDACSTSSCEAVGNSTQLPIWSDSFYDEFMSEFA, encoded by the exons ATGGGGAGGTCTCCTTGCTGCGACGAGAATGGCCTCAAGAAGGGCCCTTGGACAGCTGAAGAAGACCAGAAGCTTACGGACTACATCGAGAAGCATGGCCATGGGAGCTGGAGAGCACTGCCTAAGCTTGCAG GACTCAACAGGTGTGGCAAGAGCTGCAGACTGAGATGGACTAACTACCTGAGGCCTGATATCAAGAGAGGGAAGTTCACACCCGAGGAAGAGCAGACCATCCTCCAGCTCCACTCCGTCCTTGGCAACAA GTGGTCAGCCATCGCGAAGCACCTCCCCGGGCGGACCGACAACGAGATCAAGAACTTCTGGAACACCCACCTGAAGAAGAAGCTCATCCAGATGGGCTTCGACCCGATGACGCACCGGCCGAGGACCGACTTCTTCGCCGCGCTGCCACAGCTCATCGCGCTCGCCAACCTCCGCCAGCTCGTGGAGCAGCGGCCGTGGGACGACCAAAGCGCCAGCCAGCTCCAAGCCGATGCAGTCCAGGCAgcaaagctcgagtacttgcagTGCCTGCTTCAGTCGGCAGCAGCCATTGCGACCAGTCCCAGCTCCAGCAGCATCAACACCATCCCCACTGACCTGGAGCAAATCGGCCTCCTGAGTCCTTCGCGGATGTCTTCCTTGTCTTCGCTGTCGTCTCCAAGGATCATGGAGGGCGTCAATGGCCATGACTTGGTAACTGGGCAAGTGCCTGGCATCCAGATACCTAGTAGCTCATTCTTCGAACACGAACAGGCTATCATCAATTGTACCAACCAGAACTCGGATTATAGTGCAAACAGCGGCGAGGGGGAGAAACTGCTGCTCCTGTCAGAGGACTCCCTTCCGCCACTTGCCGACTTCCCTACTTCCAACTTCGGCGATGCTTGCAGCACCTCAAGTTGTGAGGCTGTGGGCAACAGCACCCAGCTCCCTATTTGGTCTGACTCATTTTATGATGAGTTCATGAGCGAGTTTGCATGA